The nucleotide window ttactaaaaaaaaaaaacggtatcagtaaatcaaaataaatgaatCCAATCATTCCAACTACTGTTTAAGGTacttgtaattaaaaaataataattaataaagatAACATGAGAATGAAAAAATGTGTTCTATGCCCTTGGTGAAATAAACATCAACACCATTCCCTTTTTTCTCTCAATTGGAAGTGTCTTCAACATGAGAAattgtttctcattttctatAAACCAAGTGCATGCCTTCAATTGTTCATCTGGATTAAGTTCTAGAATTGCATTAACTTCATCATATACTTCTAATGGATCATGCTTTTGTGTGGTAGCATTGATAAATTGTTTGAACGATGAAGCCATTTTAGCCACTAAATCAGCAAGAACATTAGGAGTACCTCTTTTCTTTGGTGGGCGAATTTCAGAAGATGgttgatttcttttctttggacAGCTAGAATTGGGTGAGACATCATCAATGTGAGAATTCTCAAAACCTTGAGTATTAGCACCCAAGTCAACAAAATTATTCGGTTCGCTATCAGTGTCATAACCTCAGCAGCTTCAGAACATGTTTCAGCACCCTCTCCAGTAGCTCTATCTTTGCCACATAAATCCACTATATCATCCCAATTTGCAATTACTTTATATCGAAAAGTTCTAGCATCTTCCTGAGActatcaggaaaaaaaaagaagaggttaAATAACTGTAAATTTACCACAAAAAATATTCTAGTCATGCAAAAAGGTGTAATTCCATTGTAAATTACCTTCACATACTCATTCCAaacattctcttcatctatagTGATCATCTTTTTTGTTGCATCCCAACTAAATCCACTCTGACTTAATATGTCACTGACTACAGCATAAAACCTTTTCCATGTCTTGACACGATTTTTAATGTTATCAGCACTTACTTCAATATTATATTGGGCAGACAATATGGCTGCAGCAGTGTTATAAGCAACTGATTTCCAACCACCATCTCCTTTGTGAACCATTTGGCATTCTTCTCTAAGTATCTCTGCTAATGAACGATCCATTTGTATGTTCCAACGTAAataacatttttcttctccttcatgtTCATTACCTTGcttctctttcattttcctCTGCTTTAGTTTggttgctttctctgccatcttatgtaattgaaataatttcaaCAACATTAATACACAACATTAACAAATTCATTCAAATTGctaaaaatgttaaaaattCAATACATGAAGTAAACACttattcaaattaaaacattaCAAAGTTCATGAAAagttcaaattgaaaaatcatgaaatcGTTGTGCCTCTTGCTTGATAATCATGAAACATCTACAATGCTAACGTGTCACAGAAAGTAGTCCACTGATCAGTAACTTGAACACTTGTAATCCTATTTGCATTACCCTCTAATGTAGAATGATTTGATATCTCATGATCCACAGAAGCTAAAAACCCCAAATCTTGATCTTGTAACACAGGGTCATTATGTTGCTCGAGTCGGATAAAGTTATGCAACACAAAGCATGCATTTATAATCctaatttgggttttgatgtCGAAAAATGAAGGGGTACACAGTATACTCCATCGTTTTTTTAACAACCCAAAGGACCTTTCAATTACATTCCTTGCAATTGAATGACGCAAATTAAATAATTCTTTGTAAGTTTCAGGCTGATTGTTTCCAGTCCATTCATTTAAGTGATATCTAGTTCCTCTGTACGGTGCCAAAAAACCTTGTCCATTAGCGTATCACGCATCCACAAGATAATAATTATCTACAAtacaaaaaagttttaaagaaTAGTTAGTTATTTATACCTAAGTTTGTGCTTAATTAACAACTAGTATGATAAAGCATCTCGCAAAATACGAGCGTCAAAAGCAGAACCCTCCCATCCGGATAGTACATAGATGAATTTTAGATCTGGATCACAAACTCCTAAAACATTGGTGGAAATATCTCCCTTTCTATTTCAATATCTTGGTCTGTCCTCAGCAGACATTGTTACTAGAATGTGAGTTCCATCTAATGCCCCTATACAATTCTAATGacatgaaataaaaaacaaataagcaaATACTCTTAAATGTAATTACAAGAACATACTTTTCTTTAGTTATAGAATTACCTCAAACCGCTTCCACTTGTCTCTTTCTGATCCACTTATAGCACATGGATGAAGTTTCAAGTACTCTTCACTTATTCTCATCATAGCATGCAACACACTATTAAATTGTCGACTAATTGTTTCTTTAGAGCGATAATAATCAAAACCAATGACCGTAAACTTCAAGTTGTGAGCAAGtatatttaagaaaatagCCACAGACTCTTCAATTGAAACATTTCTTGTTGGAGTCAATCCACCCTTCCCATGCAAAATAGTGCATAAACTCttaaatgcattcttgctAACTCGTAATTGTTCAATACAGTCAACCTCCCTCCCATTATACAGACGGTTCAAGTAACATCGTCTTTCTTGATCCCAATCAAGTGAAGGCTCTTTGACTAGATAAGTTTCATTATACCATGCTACAACTATAGCAATGACAGATGTAATGGTACCAAGAATAATTGACATTTTGTCCCTATTTCTTCTTTATCTCTAGTACGCTTGTGACTTAAACGTGTAAGAAAATTATCTACATCATCACTAGCCATACCTGTTTATATTTCCAAATAATCTTATCATATAGTCATATCAAACACCAACAAAAAGCCACACAATTTTAGCTAAGGTGGACCCATAATAACAAAATTGGCAGACTGAACATTCCATTCAATAACCAAATAGTGAAATTTATGGTAAAAGCTAAAAAAAGATTACCAAAACTCACCACCTAAAATTTCCAATagttaattaaagttttgGGATAGGGTTGATGGGGATACAAGACCATCAAGTtgtgtaaattataataaataaatatatgtacGTATTTATCTTAGCAAAGAAGTTTGCAGAGAGACCTATGAAATCGGATTGGAAAGTGACTTGGAGACAAATGAGACCTCTAAAATTGACCAATATACTTAGTTAAAGCAAAGCTAGAATATGCACATTTCAAGttccaaggcatgccaaaaaCTGGTACAAAGCATAGAGGCAGATGTGGTATTCCCCATACACTGCTCCAAGGGCTACCAAAAACTGGTACACAACCAGTAAGTTTGAATCACCCAAACAACACAGCAACCCACACACAGCGTAACTCTCTTTAAGAGAAACCAAAGAAACCGACTAACAAACTCTCTTAAACCCAAAAGTTAGtcaaacagagaaaagaggaGACCATAAACAGAAACTACAAGAAATTATGCAGACTACAAGGTAAGCTATAATCTCCTCAGCAATAACAATTGAGGAACCCATATCATAAATACAGAGTAAAAATCTGCAACCAGAAAGTGcagaaaacaataatttcaTCAGATTAAAAAAGATGATAGATGGCAAAATACTGGAGCAAAACAGAGTCTTTGATTGAAAGATGATAGATGGCAAAATCTGAAAACCAAACACTCTCTatcatattaaaaaagatgattaacttctatttttttgggttgaaatttagtttcaaaaagaaaccaaaagagaTCAGATAACAAAACAGAAAGTAGAGATAAACAATACACCGTGCAGAGAATAGAATACAAACATAAAGTAGAATACAAACAGAGCCCGGTCAAACCCATTATATAAAGAATcagataacaaaacaaaagtagaGATAGATCGATCAAACCCATTAAATTGAATACCCATCAAtaatatcaacaaaaaaaaaaaattgcaactaGATTGAAAGCTCACCTGCGAAACTTGGATGGCCTGCCTTCTTCTCCCACTCTTAATAGAAAACTGATATAAGACCTGCGAAACTTGGATGGCCTGCCTTCTTCTCCCACTCTTGATAGAAAACTGATATAAGGTGTATTTGTTGGCGCGCAGCAAAAACAATTTCCCCCGCTCTTGAGATTTGCAGAATTCCACCAATTATGATAGGATTTAAACTCGGGATTTTGGATTGGGAAATCCCTCCATATTTCCCGCAAGGGATTTGCCAAACGCATGGAGTTCCCTTTTCCATCGGTGAAGtcccgattttttttttcaaatcccGTCTTTATAAATAGATGAAAGAACTGATCACATAGAAGAGTTTGAATGATAGGCAAACCTAGAACGTTGTGTACAGCTATCTATTTATACTGTATCAATTACATGAGTTTGAATCAcaatcaaatacaaaacaatgcCTATTTACGAgctatttaataataatttgaatttaaggACACAACATAACAATGGGATAAAGGGACTATTCTTGAATGAATCAAATATTCAAATCAGATGAAGAAGTGGCTGAGAAACGTGGTTGTCattggaaattaataataaactaATTCATTTAAACACAAGTGGCTGAgatcaaggtctaaaatatcgatgatatcggaaatattggtaaaaacaaggaaattttgatggaaatatcgggatattatcgatattaataaaaattgaataaagaccacgaaaattgtaagaaaaactcgaaaatttttattaaaaatttggaggatgtttatttagtcaattgtctattagtttatcacaaaaaattggaaggaaatgcattgcatgatggatttaactgatttaaattgattatatagcgagctgacaaacactgtgagtgtagaaaatatgttgTAATtgatgaaagaagattaaacacaccataatcatttatatataatgatttactacaatattttttacactttatatattgcatggtaagatacatgagtgacttagtaccacatagagttcctatgaggttcaaaattttcactatcttcatcatctccatgtgtagagtaagtgtattatGAAgggtagtcatcaaatgataaatccccaaaatagttttgcatatAATTGTTAACATGCCACTCATATGGATCTGAGATTGGTTGATATTGTACATgagcaaaatcatttgaagattGAGTCTCGGATTCTTTCCATTAGCTACTCGATTCTATCCCAAAAGGAATGGGATATGAAGGGTAGGGAAATGGTTGGTTATGAGTATAACCATAGTTACTATTTTTCACTCCAACAGAGTCCGAAGTTATAGATAGCGAGTCATCTTCTTGACTTGACAAAATCCCTTTGCCTCTGTCTCTACGAGTATAGTCCTTCCCTATGGCACCAATTCTGGGTCCTGCTTGCCTACTCCTATGGTCCTTATCTTGAGTTGCATGCGTGAAGTTTGCCTCACCAGTGAAGGGGCTCATAAATCCAGAAGGTGGTCCAACATAGTTTCCATATCCATCACTACCTCCAGCTCCACTATATCCTTAATCATTCCCACCTCCAGTGATAGGTGAGTCTCCCTGATCTTGTACTAGAGCTATCATTAGTATCAACAGGATCTTGTGGTTTTATAGGATTGGAAGAAGGTGGAATTCTAGTGTTTCTTGGTCTTGGGCGTAAAAGTTCTTCCAACAAGTCAGCACTGCTAGATCCCACTTCCTCCTCTGATACTCTTTCTACATTTATCCCTTCATTACATGCTTTTTCAGCAACTCTTAGAGCTGGGTTGccttcatcatcatctaaaTGAAGAGGTTCGATCCATTGATAAAGTTGGTTACCCTCtatatcatcatcttcagcAGCAATATCAAACACATCTAGTGGGTCACCAAGGTCAACATGATCTATTTCTGCTTCCTTATCTCAAATTTGAAGCTTCATGTTGTAGTAGTATTAAACTAATTTTTCCAACCTATTATAAGCCAACctatttctttgctttgtgtGTATGAGTGCAAATgtacttcaatttctttcacaAGCAGACGAGGAAGTTGTTTGTGATAATACTGTGATTGCTAACTTTCTCAGAGTTGGTGCATCAGTCCCATACATGATCCACCATTcagttataatgaaaaataatgttgATAATTCTAATAACTCCAACAAATACTATTATAAACTGATAGTGAAACATGTTTACACTCACTAGGAGACATTTTTGTTCAAGCAACAACTGATGTTGGTTCTCCAAAAGTTCTTCTTGCATATTTAAACCATGTTAGCTAAGTTCAATAAATCGTGTTAGTTTAATCCAACAAtgtaattattataatttaagtaATTGTGTACCTCATTTCCAAATTGGCCAACTGCTGGTGATGTAGGGTCTAATTTAGAGTATACATTGTGTACAGCACGTATAAGGGTACCATCATCTCCAACACCGGGTCTGTATTGGTACCAAGGATTCAAATAATATGCTGTTCAAAGAAACACATACTCTAATAAGAGAAGTAATACTTATGCAACTAAAGAAATGAATTGCAAATTATGACATAATTTATACCTGTTGCATGAAAATCATGGTATAATGTTTTATACTATCGGTCATCAATTATCTTTATGACCCACCTTGTACCATGTTTTCTTTCCAAGTCCTCATTCACTGCACGCAACAACTCATATATTGCCCCCATAGTAGGATACACCTCTGTGTCAACGATCCTTTAAACTTTGTAAAGAGGTTCAAATACTTGGCACACATGTtttgattgagtccaaaaagcATGATCAAGCACTGTACTTTCCACCATACGACTTGCATTTGAGCGGCTGAAATTGTGGTTGACCTAATTGTCGCTAGTGAATAGTTGCTTCAACCTTGATTTATTCTTAAGTAGTCTGTCAAAAGCAATATAGTTGGTGGAAAATTGAGTGGTAGCTAGACGAATAATTTTTCCTTTGCAAAATTCACGCATCTTTGCCAACAACCAACCATGATTGTAAATATAATTTGTGATCGTTCTAGCTCTTTTTATGACATTAGCAATATTCTCTCCCTTCCCCATTACCTCAAACATGAGATCAATACAATGTGCTGCACATGATGTCCAAAATACATTATGATGCTTCATTAACTTTTTTTCGGCTTTGACAAATGCAGAACCATTGTCGATCATGACTTGGACAATATTATGCCCTCCCACCTCCATGATTACATCCCTTAGTAGTTTGTAAATATACTTGTAGTTCTTTATATGGTATGAAGCATCAAcgaacttcaaaaaaaaattcgcttTCCCTTGGAGTATACCATGAAGTTTATGATAGACAATCTGGTCGGGCCAGTCCCTCCGTCACACATGATTGTGCAACCATTAGTTTCCCAATTTGACCTCAACTTGTTGACATACTCGCTAATGTCTTTATACTCTAAATTAGGGAGTGGGAGGTTGTACTCCAACACTGGCCTGTTGACATCCCAATACCATATTTTTGAAATGATGTGATGATGCCTTCTCAGCAGGGACATTTTCATTGATAAAGAACTTGCTAATTAAATGCCTCATTCCCTCATTCACATTACCTCCAGTGAAATAACTCCAAACACTCTTTTAGCGTGCTTTGAATGGCTTATATAAACTTGGGGCCATTGGTGGTGTTGGTTGTGATTCTATAACACTTGCTCCCCGTCTCATCTGTGCACCACCAATTGTCCCGGAACCTTGTGTTCTATTAGGAAGTTTGTGGAGGTGTTCTCTTTTCCATGTTTGGAGGCACGTAATGCTTGTTTGAAATTGTGTCACTCTTCATGTAACAACCCGGtccttcattaatttttaattattaaattattagagaaaaagacaattttgcccctataataaattattaggGAAAAACGTGAATTTTGACCAGGAaggaatttagaaattttgatTATACCTTTGCATAGAGCACGTCGagatgagttcgtagacacgtagtgggctcaaaacgg belongs to Prunus persica cultivar Lovell chromosome G4, Prunus_persica_NCBIv2, whole genome shotgun sequence and includes:
- the LOC109948678 gene encoding uncharacterized protein LOC109948678, producing the protein MSIILGTITSVIAIVVAWYNETYLVKEPSLDWDQERRCYLNRLYNGREVDCIEQLRVSKNAFKSLCTILHGKGGLTPTRNVSIEESVAIFLNILAHNLKFTVIGFDYYRSKETISRQFNSVLHAMMRISEEYLKLHPCAISGSERDKWKRFENCIGALDGTHILVTMSAEDRPRY
- the LOC18781005 gene encoding uncharacterized protein LOC18781005; its protein translation is MDRSLAEILREECQMVHKGDGGWKSVAYNTAAAILSAQYNIEVSADNIKNRVKTWKRFYAVVSDILSQSGFSWDATKKMITIDEENVWNEYVKSQEDARTFRYKVIANWDDIVDLCGKDRATGEGFENSHIDDVSPNSSCPKKRNQPSSEIRPPKKRGTPNVLADLVAKMASSFKQFINATTQKHDPLEVYDEVNAILELNPDEQLKACTWFIENEKQFLMLKTLPIERKKGMVLMFISPRA